A section of the Flavobacterium sp. CG_23.5 genome encodes:
- a CDS encoding DoxX family protein: MDTVKNLNKWANAHTYFPIDLLRVALGVFLFMKGISFITNIQYLADLISPIDRIGGGMFLIHYIAPAHMVGGIMIMFGLLTRWAIIAQLPILIAAIIINFMGEMHSQNLFLAIVTLAICSFFLFYGSGKHSADYYFKMQK; this comes from the coding sequence ATGGACACTGTAAAAAACTTGAATAAGTGGGCGAATGCTCATACTTATTTTCCAATTGATTTATTACGAGTAGCGCTTGGTGTATTTTTGTTCATGAAAGGGATTTCCTTTATAACAAATATTCAATACTTGGCTGATTTAATTTCTCCAATTGACAGGATTGGCGGTGGAATGTTTCTCATTCATTATATTGCTCCCGCACACATGGTAGGCGGCATAATGATTATGTTTGGTTTACTGACTAGATGGGCAATTATAGCGCAATTACCTATATTAATAGCAGCGATTATCATAAATTTCATGGGTGAAATGCATTCCCAAAATTTATTTTTAGCAATAGTAACCTTGGCAATTTGTAGTTTTTTCTTGTTTTATGGTAGTGGAAAACATTCTGCTGATTATTATTTTAAAATGCAAAAATAG
- a CDS encoding AMP-binding protein: MNTITYNNVNNHFKLNGFHLGKKDLCRVAYSFIKEGDEYEKSVGDFILDWFDKKTYIDLNTSGTTGTPKIIRIEKQAMVNSALATGDFFKLSPGDKALHCLPTKYIAGKMMFVRSFILGLDMDFVAPNSHPLLYNDKKYDFVAMVPLQVQNSLSELKNVKKMIVGGVKISKSLEKSLAKLKTQTYETYGMTETITHIAAKKIGEKAFSVLPNIKISQDERNCLVIDAPQIAEDTIVTNDIVELINDTQFCYVGRIDNVINSGGIKLIPEQIEDKLSGKIHSRFFVTGIQDAILGEKLVLIIEGEKQTLDENTFDELDKYEKPKEVFYVSKFSETDNGKIKRKEIIENI; encoded by the coding sequence ATGAATACAATCACATACAATAACGTAAACAATCATTTTAAACTGAATGGATTTCATTTGGGTAAAAAAGATTTATGCCGAGTAGCTTACAGTTTTATTAAAGAAGGAGATGAGTACGAGAAATCCGTTGGCGATTTTATTCTGGATTGGTTTGATAAAAAAACATATATTGACCTCAATACTTCTGGAACTACCGGAACTCCAAAAATTATTAGAATCGAAAAACAAGCAATGGTAAATTCAGCGTTAGCAACTGGTGATTTTTTCAAATTGAGCCCGGGAGATAAAGCATTACATTGCTTGCCAACTAAATATATTGCTGGAAAAATGATGTTTGTTAGAAGTTTTATTTTGGGTCTTGATATGGATTTTGTAGCGCCCAACTCGCATCCGCTGTTGTATAATGATAAAAAATATGATTTTGTTGCCATGGTTCCGTTGCAAGTTCAGAATTCTTTATCAGAATTAAAAAATGTAAAAAAAATGATTGTTGGCGGTGTTAAAATCAGTAAATCTTTAGAAAAAAGTCTTGCAAAGTTGAAAACGCAAACCTACGAAACGTATGGGATGACAGAAACAATTACGCATATTGCCGCCAAAAAAATAGGCGAAAAGGCTTTTTCTGTTTTACCTAATATTAAAATTTCTCAAGATGAACGGAATTGTTTAGTCATTGATGCGCCACAAATTGCAGAAGATACAATTGTTACTAATGATATCGTAGAATTAATAAATGACACTCAATTTTGTTATGTAGGCCGAATTGACAATGTTATAAATAGCGGTGGAATCAAATTAATTCCAGAGCAAATTGAGGATAAGCTTTCAGGGAAAATTCATTCAAGATTTTTTGTAACAGGGATTCAAGATGCGATATTAGGAGAAAAATTAGTGCTTATTATCGAAGGAGAGAAACAAACATTAGATGAAAATACTTTTGATGAATTAGATAAATACGAAAAACCAAAAGAAGTCTTTTACGTTTCAAAATTTAGCGAAACTGATAACGGGAAAATCAAAAGAAAAGAAATTATAGAAAATATTTAG
- a CDS encoding CPBP family intramembrane glutamic endopeptidase, producing the protein MFIEQGIRPENNFWKYIGGSILIIFASFVGQVPLLLALYYETYVNGKPYPTSNDAIMSFFEPNMTLFLILISFVFAMLGIFFVVRYLHNQTMLSITTSRSKMDWNRVLYSFSIWAIFTIVTTLAFYLSNPSDFVINFKPIPFFILVVIGTLLIPIQTSTEEYVFRGYLMQGFANLAKNRWFPLIMTSVIFGVMHISNPEVSKIGNIILVYYVGTGLFLGVITLMDEGMELALGFHAANNLVSALLVTSDWSAFQTNSIFKDISQPSAGLDVIFPVVIIYPILLFIFSKKYKWVNWKEKLTGKIA; encoded by the coding sequence ATGTTTATAGAACAAGGAATAAGACCAGAAAATAATTTTTGGAAATATATTGGGGGTTCCATATTGATTATTTTCGCCTCTTTTGTCGGTCAGGTTCCTTTATTACTTGCTTTGTATTATGAAACCTATGTGAATGGGAAACCATACCCTACTTCTAATGATGCAATTATGAGTTTTTTTGAACCCAATATGACATTATTTTTAATCCTGATTTCATTCGTTTTTGCGATGCTCGGAATTTTCTTCGTGGTGCGTTATTTGCACAATCAAACGATGCTTTCTATTACAACTTCAAGATCTAAAATGGATTGGAATAGAGTACTTTATTCATTTTCAATTTGGGCAATTTTTACCATTGTAACGACTTTAGCATTCTATTTGTCTAATCCAAGTGACTTTGTAATCAATTTTAAACCCATCCCGTTTTTTATTTTAGTGGTGATAGGAACACTGTTGATTCCAATTCAAACCAGCACCGAGGAATATGTTTTTAGAGGTTATTTGATGCAAGGATTCGCTAATCTGGCAAAAAACAGATGGTTTCCTTTAATTATGACTTCTGTTATTTTTGGTGTCATGCATATTTCAAATCCAGAAGTTTCTAAAATCGGTAATATCATTTTAGTTTACTATGTAGGAACTGGATTATTTTTGGGGGTAATTACTTTAATGGATGAAGGGATGGAATTAGCTTTAGGATTTCATGCCGCTAACAATTTGGTAAGTGCTTTATTAGTAACTTCAGATTGGTCTGCATTTCAAACAAATTCCATTTTTAAAGATATTTCGCAACCTTCAGCAGGATTAGATGTTATATTCCCGGTTGTTATTATTTACCCGATACTTTTATTTATCTTTAGTAAAAAATACAAATGGGTTAATTGGAAAGAAAAATTAACTGGAAAAATAGCATAA
- a CDS encoding arsenate reductase family protein: MIQIYHNPRCGKSRNCLALIKESEKEYEIINYLENGPTFIELTAILKKLHFEPISLVRQKEKIWIENFKNIEMSPDEIIQAMVDYPILIERPIVIIGNKAILGRELDKVSGFI; this comes from the coding sequence ATGATACAAATATACCATAATCCACGTTGTGGAAAATCAAGAAACTGCTTAGCTCTGATTAAAGAATCTGAAAAAGAATATGAGATCATCAATTACCTTGAAAATGGTCCCACTTTTATTGAATTAACAGCAATTCTCAAAAAATTACACTTTGAACCTATTTCATTGGTTCGTCAAAAAGAGAAAATTTGGATAGAAAATTTCAAAAATATAGAAATGAGTCCTGATGAAATTATCCAAGCAATGGTCGATTATCCTATTCTTATCGAAAGACCAATTGTCATCATAGGAAACAAAGCAATATTAGGCAGAGAACTGGACAAAGTCTCCGGTTTCATTTAG